Proteins encoded within one genomic window of Glycine soja cultivar W05 chromosome 1, ASM419377v2, whole genome shotgun sequence:
- the LOC114367766 gene encoding uncharacterized protein LOC114367766, translating into MDPIKYIFKKSALIGRIARWQVLLSEFDIVYITQKAIKGSALADYLAQQPISDYQPMHPEFPDEDIMALFEEEVEEEDKDNWIVWFDGASNALGHEIGAVLVSPDKQYIPFTTRLCFDCTNNIAEYEACALGIQAAIDFRVKLLKVYGDSALVIHQLKGEWETKDHKLVPYQAYIRKLMELFEDISFHHIPREENQMVDALATISSLFKVSSHRDFSYIAFRCRVEPAHYCLIEEEEDGKPWYFNIKRYIEDKEYLPGAFDNDKRMLRRLAASFLLSGNILYKRNHDMVLLQCVDEREA; encoded by the coding sequence atggatcccatcAAGTACATCTTCAAAAAGTCTGCTCTCATTGGAAGGATAGCTCGATGGCAAGTTCTGTTGTCAGAATTCGATATTGTCTACATCACTCAGAAGGCGATAAAGGGGagtgccttggcagattatctAGCTCAACAACCCATAAGCGATTATCAGCCTATGCATCCAGAATTTCCTGATGAGGATATTATGGCCTTGTTTGAAGAGGAGGTTGAAGAAGAGGACAAGGATAACTGGATTGTGTGGTTTGACGGTGCGTCTAATGCACTAGGCCACGAGATTGGGGCAGTATTAGTTTCCCCGGACAAGCAATATATACCTTTCACGACTAGGTTGTGTTTCGACTGCACAAACAATATAGCGGAGTATGAGGCATGTGCTCTTGGGATCCAAGCAGCGATCGACTTTAGGGTCAAGTTACTCAAGGTATACGGGGACTCGGCATTAGTAATTCATCAGTTGAAAGGTGAATGGGAGACCAAAGACCACAAATTGGTGCCTTACCAGGCTTACATCAGGAAATTGATGGAACTCTTTGAAGACATATCATTTCATCACATTCCTAGAGAGGAAAATCAGATGGTCGATGCCCTTGCCACTATATCGTCCTTGTTCAAAGTGAGCTCACACAGAGATTTTTCGTACATCGCATTCAGATGTCGTGTCGAGCCTGCACACTATTGCTTGATAGAAGAAGAGGAggatggtaagccttggtacTTCAATATCAAACGATACATTGAAGACAAAGAATACTTGCCTGGGGCCTTTGACAATGACAAGAGGATGTTAcgaaggttggcagccagtttcctCCTGAGTGGAAACATCTTGTacaaaagaaaccatgacatggtgtTGCTTCAATGTGTGGATGAAAGAGAGGCCTAA